The Nocardiopsis sp. Huas11 genomic interval GGCGGTGTCGCCGGAGTCGCCCCAAATCTCGGCGATCATGTGGTCGCGTCCCGCGACGAGCATGAGCTCGCTGGCGCGGCGGCCGCCGGCGGCCTCGATCTCGTGGGCGATCCGCCAGTCGGTCTCGGTGGTGCCGCCCTCGGTGAGCAGCCGGATGACGTCGGCGCGGGTGACTCCCACGGTCTGAGCGATCTGAGCGATCGACGGCATCCTGTTCCTCCTCGTTGGCGAAGCGGCCTTGGCCAACAAGCTAACAGTTGATAGGCTTCCGATCAACTGTTAGGCAGAGATTCATCACAGAAAATCGCTGAGCTGCGGAAATGAGATACCGGTCTGTATGGATTCTGTTAGGTGGTCAGTAGGGTGACCAAGACCATCGGAACGATGAAGAAGCTGTGGTACATGGCAGAGGCCATGAGGCGGGAGGCCATGTACGAACGGGTTGCCCGAGCGATCCGCACAGACATCGAGGCAGGCCGGCTGCGTCACGGACAGGTGCTGCCGTCCACACGGGAGTTGGCGGCGGAGTGGCACACGAGCGTCCACACCATCAGCGAAGCCATGAGACTGCTGGTGGAAGACGGCAAGGTGGTCAGCAAGTCCCGCTCGCAACGGGTCGTGCACGCCCCAGACCACGAGGAGATTCGCGGAGAGGTTCACCGCTTGCAGAAGCCCGCGGTCATCCTGATCGGCGGCTATGCCGGGTCTGGCAAGAGCGAACTTGCACGCATGGTTGCTAGAGAAACCGGCTGGGCGGTCCTCGACAAGGACACGCTTAGTAGGCCGCTAGTCGAGGCTTCTCTAGAAGTACTTGGTCTGTCTCCTCACGACAGGGAGTCCGATACCTACCTGTCGAAGGTGCGTCCTCGTGAGTACGAAGCCCTGGCTGCCGCGATCGAAGAGCAGTTGGAGTGTGGGAACAGCGCGATCGCCAGCGCCCCGTTCCTTAAGGAGTTCACGGACGTCTCGTGGATCCACCGGGTGCAGGCCACATGTACCGCTCTCAACGCGGAGTCCATATTCGTGTGGGTTCGCTGCGATCCGCAGAGCATGCACACCTACATCCGGCGCCGCGGAGCTGCACGTGACGCGGCGAAGCTCGCTGCCTGGGATGACTACGTGTCCAACCTCGACCTCGACTTCCATCTGCCCGTGGAACACGTCGTCGTTGAGAACTCGCTGAGCAGCGCGCCGCTACAGGCTCAGGCCGCACAACTCGTGAAAGAGGCGATGAAAGCACGATGACGACGTGTGGAGTCCTGCTCTATGGGCCGCCAGCCTCAGGGAAGAGCACAATCACCCGGGAGCTGATCAAGGACAACAGGTTCAGGTTGTTCAGGCGTCTCAAGGCTGGTCCAGGCCGTCGCGATGAGTACCGCATGACCACTCTCGACCAGGTCGACGCCATGCGGGCGCGGGGAGACATCATTTGGGAGAACGAGAGATACGGCGCCCGGTACGTCGTGGATCGTCCTGGGCTCTCCCGGCTAGCCGATGCCGCGTGCATACCCATCGTCCATGTGGGCCAGGCGGCCGCAGTGGAGGCGCTGACGTCAGACCGGGCCGCCCTGGTCTGGCTCACCATCTCGTTGACGTGTCCGCGACCGGTGGCACAGACCCGGATCGCTGCCCGGGCCGCGGGAGACATGGAGGCCCGGATGGCGGCATGGGATGAGACCTCTGCGCTGCGCTCACCGGACGTGACCGTGGACACCAGCACCTGTTCTGCCCAGGAAGCAGCCTGTTGGATACGAAGCAGGATCCTCATGATCCGTACGGGAGACCTCAGAGCGCAGTGTGCTCAACCTGGCTAGAGTGCCAGGACAGCATGAAGGGCGGGGCCACAGGCCCCGCCCCGCAAAAGGAAGAAGGCCAGGAGTTAGCGCTCCCGGCCTTCCACAAGTCAACTGGCGGTTCATCCCCGACCAGACCTCATAGTCAACAGGACCACTGTACCCAATGGGTGCGGCTGGTCCACCGAGGTCCCGGGGATGGACGCCTGGAAAGGCGAACGTGTCCTCTAAGACTCCGCGTGCCAGCACGCGGGCCAAGTACAAGCTCAAGTTCAGCCCGTACCTGTGGGTGAAGCAGCTCGACATCGCCACGCCCGTGATTCACACGGTTGCTGAGGCGATCGCAGACGTCGTTGACCCTGACGGCTGTTACTGCTGGCTGAAGTACGACACCATCGCGCAGCGCGCCAAGCACGCCAGCAGGAGTGCAGCAGAGCGCTCTGTCAAGACGCTGTGTGAGTACAAGGTCACCCGCAAAATCACTGGTGCGCGGCGCTTCGAAATCCTGGACGCCATGGGCGCCTCCTACGAGCGCGACAAGCCCCCGACGGTGCTGGAGCTGCTGATCCCCGCCTCTGCGTACGGCTCCGAGCTGGCGCGGATCAATCTCATGCGGGCCGACCGAGGACGCCCGCCGATCACGCCCGAGTCCCGCCCTGACATCACCGGCCTGATCGGTGAGCTGCCTAAGAGCCGCTCCGACAAGGATCAACCTGCGCCTCAGCGGCGCAAGAAGGATGTGCGGGAGGCGGAGAAGGAGTTCAAGGAGCAGCAGCCCTCGCTGTATTCGGCACAGGATCTCGAAGGCCCACCTGAGGATCCCCACAAGGAGACCGGCACGTCTCTCAGACGTGCCGCCCCACGTCTCTCAGACGTGCCGCCCCACGTCTCTCAGACGTACAACCCTGGTGTAGTTCACCCCAGTGATGCTGACCCCGATTCCATTCCGTCCGTGGGTGGTCAACCACAGGAGGCATCGCCGCAGGTCAGCGCGCCGGACGGAGCGGATTTCAAGGGGGCAGCTCAGCAGGACGAGGACCAGGGCGTGCGGGACCCTGGCGGGGACGCTGCGCGCCCCGCTGAACCCGCTGCCGAGACGCCCGTACCGCCGTCTCCGGCGGAGCTGGTCGTGGACCAGCTCCTGGCGGAGACGGCCCGGCTGGGAGCCGATCCCCTCGGGGACCCGGCGGCCGACCGGCGGCGTCTGGTCGCGATGGCGCAAGCCGCCATCGACGCGGGCATGGCACCCGCACGGCTGCGTGAGATCGCCTCTGTGGGGCTGCACAACGTCCGACGCCAGTGGGCCCTAGCAACCCGCCTGGCGGACCCTGAGGCGTTCGCCAGCGTGCGCCAGGGCGCGTTTGGCGGGGTGCCCATGGGTGGCCCCGCCCTGGGGCCGCTGTGTGTGCTCCATCCGGGGTGCACGGCCGTAGATGCCCAGGGCCGGTGCGCCGAGTGCGGCGAGGCTGAGCGGGTGCGGGCGCTCTCGGCCGGCGAGGTGGTGGAGTACACCCGCGACGCGGACGGCGTCTGGCGCGACCACACCGGTGCCCCGGCCGCCGAGGGGGAGGAGTTCGCGGGGCTGAGCGAGGCTGAGATCGCCGACGAGATGGCCACGCGGGAGCGGATGCGCACCGAGTTGGAGGCCTCGCGTGTGCGGGCCAGGGAGCAGGCGGCCGCGCTCCGGGCGATGCTGGCCAAGCCACGCGAGGGCGAAGTCGAGGGGTCAACCGTCGTTTGACGACTCCCAGCTTTACAGCGTAAAGGTAATAACGGTGGTTCTGTCCGATTTTCACGGAGCCTGCGGGAGCAACGCTCCGTTGCCTCGCCTCGGGGTCGTGTCCTTCACAGGTGGCGGGCCACGGACTCCAGGTCCGCGAGGCGCTCGCGTCGGCGGTCGATGTCGTCGGCGACCAGGCGGCCGATCTCGTCGGCGGCGTCGGCCGGGATGCCGGCATCGGTCAGGGACTGGAGCATCCACGGGGTGGAGGCCTCCAGGGCGCGGGCCTCGGTGGTGCGCAGCCGCCACGCCAGACGGGCGGTGTCGCGCTGGGGCATGCCGGTGGCCGTGGCGGCCTGCGTGAGCCACAGCGGCACCGCGTGCGCGCTGAGCCAGTGCAGCGCCCACCCCTGCCATCCGGGCTCGGTCGGGGAGGGCATGCCCATCGGCCACTCGGCTGGCCGGTCCCTCCATGCACCCATGCTGACCAGCATAGATCCGGCCGCCTCAGGAGTTTGCGGGCCTTTCCCGGCGCCTGTCGGGAGGCTCATCGGCCGGGTGTGCGTAGGGCGTGAGCTGGCCGGAGCCGTGCGCATGCCCCGGCCCGTCAGGGCGGCCCCCCGATCGTGGGGGTCACCGGCCCCCCGGCGGACCGGGGGTTCGAGCCGGGCGGGGTTCCGGCGCGTGCAACGCTCCGTTGCGCTCGTCCGGTGTCGCGCCGGGTTCCCGTCCGGGGTGCGGGGGTCCAGGGGGCGGCGAGCCCCCTGGTACCACCAGTCGCCGACCCCGGCCGTCACCCCGTACATGCCTGTGGCCTGCCGTGATACGCCTCGCACTCATGCGAGATCCGACAGGCGTAGGAGCTATCGGCCGCGTTCGGAAGCTGTGCCTTTGGCGACCCGCCGTTCTGGCCGTGTTCATTTGTAACCAGCGTGTAACGGAGAACTTTCGAGCGCTTTTTTGAGTAGTTCTACCTGCGGTGATTACGCTATGCGACATGTCGGTTAGGAGGATGCCTGTGTATGTCCGCGCCTCTTTATGCGTGGATCGGCTTTTCGGCCGGTAGATTGCTGGGCAAGCGCCTCGGGGCTTGCGGCACTCTCCTCATCCCCGGCCATCAGTCCAGGACGACCGTCCGGTCGTTCCTGTGTCGAGAGCCCTTGGAGGCGCGATGAGGAAGTTCCTGTGCTGGAAGAGGAAGGGTCCTGACGACGGACACCCCTGGTGGCTGTGGAAGCTGCTGGCGGACATCGTCCGGACGCTGCTCGCCCTCTTCAGGCTGCTGATCTGGTGGCTTAGCGGGAACGGGGAAGGCCCCGGCGGAATCATTCGCTGATCCGCCAGGGCCCTCGGGAGGGGCTCGCGCAAGCCGCCAAGCAAAGTCGCGGGCCTCTCCTGCTTTGTGGGCGCCGTGCCTCCTGCTGTCCCCCGACAGGTCGGGCAGTGGACGCAAAACGCCGAAGATGTCCGATTTGCAGCGCCGACAACAGAGTACCCCGTATGGTCCGCGACACATCGCATTGTCAAAATCAATGTGGAGCGATGATCCTCACCCGACTCGCCCGGTGGGTCACACCCGTCTGCCGCTGCTCGATGGCGAGTACCTTCACGGCCGCGTTGCCGGCTACGCCTGTGCCTGCTGGGTTCGTCGAGCTACCGGGGATCTCGGCGACCTTCCTCTGCCGCTGAACCAGTGGCTGGTCTGTCCGCATGGGAGTACCACCAGGCCCCGGCCCCAGCGCCTACAGCTCCAGGCCGGGGGCGTTGCGCTCTGCGGCACGGTGGGCGGCCTGGCGCTGCTGGTGCTCGATGTACTCCTTCTGGGCCTGGGCCGCGCGCTCCTGGGCTGCCTGGCGCTCGGCGCGCTCGTGCTCGGGCATCTCCTCCCACGCGAGCTGGCGCCGTTCGGCGACGGTCATCTCGATCCGGTTCTCCTGTCCGGGGGGCCGGTAGCCGGGGGCGCTGGCCTCCAGGACGTGTCGGCGCATCATCCGGTCCATCTCCTCGCGGTCCAGGGCTCGCAGCTCCTCGCGGGTCAGGCCGCGCGCGGCCGCGATGGGCTCCATCCGCTCCAGCTCGGTCTCGCGGCGCTCGCGCTGAACGTCGGCCAGGTGCTGGCGCATGTCCTGGGTCTGGGCACCGGACCACAGCTCGTGGGACTGGGAGCGGGCCTCGCTGGCCTCCCGCATGACCTCGCGCAACCGCTCACCGACCCGCTCGTACTCGGCCCGGGCGGCCCTGGGCGTGGTGCCCTCCAGCAGCAGCTGGACGCGACCCGTGTCGTAGGCGCGCTCGCGGGCGGCCTGGGACTCCTCGCGCAGCTCGGGCAGCGACGCCTCCAGCTCGGCGGCGTGTCGGTTGAGTTCGGCGACCTGGTCGGCCACGGCCCGGCAGTGCGGGCCCTGCCCGGTGTGGACTTCCTCCAGGGTGAGCGGCCGCCAGGGGGTGGGCGCGTCGTCCTCACGTTCAGGGGCGTCGCGTTCGGCCTCGCGCGCACCAGTGCGCTCGGTCTCGGTCTGCGGGACCTCCTCGCGCACCGATGCGCTGGGGGTGCGGTCGTCGGCCGGCGCCTGCGCACGGTCGCGCTCGGCCTCTCGCGTCGGTGTTCGGTGCGGTTCGGGGCGGGCCGGGGCGACCGGTCCGATCGGCGGCGCCGCCCGCTCCAGCTCCTCCAGCACCAGCCCGGGCGGGTCCTGGGTGAGGGTGTCCGCGTACGCAGAGATGACCCGTGCGCACCGCTCTTCCTCCGTACGGGCCTGGCCCAGGCGTTGGCGGACCTCCGCCTTCTCCAGCTCCACAGCGGGCAGGTACAGGTCGGTGCGCTCCCTCGCGCGCGACATCCCCGCGTACAGGCCGTGGGCGTCCGCTC includes:
- a CDS encoding GntR family transcriptional regulator, with the translated sequence MTKTIGTMKKLWYMAEAMRREAMYERVARAIRTDIEAGRLRHGQVLPSTRELAAEWHTSVHTISEAMRLLVEDGKVVSKSRSQRVVHAPDHEEIRGEVHRLQKPAVILIGGYAGSGKSELARMVARETGWAVLDKDTLSRPLVEASLEVLGLSPHDRESDTYLSKVRPREYEALAAAIEEQLECGNSAIASAPFLKEFTDVSWIHRVQATCTALNAESIFVWVRCDPQSMHTYIRRRGAARDAAKLAAWDDYVSNLDLDFHLPVEHVVVENSLSSAPLQAQAAQLVKEAMKAR